The window AATGCAGAAGTTGTTAAAAATATGTCAGACTGGGAACCATTGCGACTGACATATACTAAACCATCATTTAATACTCAAGAATCAACTTTGGCAGCACGACAAGATTTATGGCacaaattcattttatttggCATAGGACAATATAAAGCAACAGAAGTGTTGAGAACTGTTATTGTTGCTTGTGAACCTGAAATTATATTACCCATTATGTATAAAGAGGAAAGTCCCAACAAAAGTACATTCCTGACAAAATGTAGCTGCAGCGCTATTGAAAATCTTGTAAAGCAAGGTTTATGCATAACATTGTCAAATGGACAAGAATTACGTATTGATATTATATTGGGATATACAGATTCTCAAAGTTTACAATTGAATCCTAATAGAATTATAGCACAGGCACTTTATTATAGGTATGAACCTACAAAAAAGGTATTGAACCTTGATgattttgaaaatgaaaagtCATTAAACTCTATATATTGTCCCATATCTTTACCTAAAATATTACACTTTGTTTTAAGATGTACTAAAATGGGTATTTTAAGCAATAATCGTGATTCACGGTTACCTGTTAGAGAACTGACTTTAAGATATAATCAAATTACAGGCATTgtcttttttgaaaaattttttaattatcatttaacCAAATTAGACTTACGTCATAATCAAATCACAGATGTGGAATACTTACGCTATTTTAGTGAGTTTAAAATAAGTGAACTTTGGTTGGATGGGAATCCACTGTGTGCAAAATACAGCAAGTGTCAAGATTATGTGCAAGcagtaaaaaatgtttttccTCATTTACAAAAATTGGATGGAATTGTAATAGGTATGGAACAAAAGTTTGTTCCTAATATTCAAAGTAACTTTCTAAGAGATGGTACAAGTACTTGTTTGATCAAACAATTTGTGAAGCATTTTTTCACATTATATGATCAAGATGATAGACAAGTGATGAATGGTTTATATGACAGAGATGCACTTTATTCTATGACTCTGGGATCTGTTTCAAATTACATTCATAAACAGCTAACTAAGACGTTTGTTACAAACAGAAATTTACTAAAATTTGTTGATTATGCAAAGTGCcaagaatttttattacgtGGACCAGAAAAAATCATTTCTGCGCTCAGAAATCAACCGCCTACGATACATCactttaaaacattttatatagatttattgTATGAAGGAGAGATTCATATTGCAATTTCTGTGCAAGGAATGTTCTCATTTCGAGACATTCACCAATGTCCTCCAATGTTTTTCAATAGAACTTTTATGATtatgaaaaaagaagataatgaatattgcattactaatgaTCAGTGTTATCTTGATGGAACACCTGCTAATGGCACTTTGTCGGGAAACAGTGAAATAAGGTTTGAATCAAAAGGTGCtccaaaatttattccaacagTGTTTAGTGTTTCTGAAAAAGAACAATTACTTACATTTTTACATGAATTAACTACAATGAATATGAAATTTTGTCACCAATATCTTGAAGATGCCAACTGGGATATTAGAACTGCTATTGTGACATTTATGAATATGTATACAGTCAACAATGTGCCACCTGAAGCTTttctataatatgtattttactgtataatatttatataatatagatGTCATTATTTGTTACATGCCTGTAATATAAcaagaaaattgtataattgtaCTATAAATTTGTAcctatgtaaaatattaaattagttttattttatataagtacagaaaaaattcattttcaacttcatataataatttcattaatattatttttaaaaatatattactacCTGAATAAAATAAGtgccatttttataaaaaaaatctttatttcattttatacaaaatataaaattacaattttcatgatATTAACAACCTTGTTGTGTATTTAGCAGAGCAAtggttttatttatatatggtaTGGTATTCACATTTGAATTTACTCCTAATTCAAATACTTTTTGCATTAACGGTAAAGCGTgttctgaaataaaatataatttatcagaATACAACATATATTATCAAAAGAGGTACTAGAATAAACTAAAGAGAAATATACCTTGCATACATAATACAATTTCTGGTAATTTCTCTAGAGCTGACATTAATATATCAGCTCTAGAACTATCCAAACACCTTTGAAATGCAGACAAGATATTTGCATTTGATGCTGGATGATGTTTTAATGCTCTTGCTAATAATGTATGAGCAAGAGATCTTATGTTACTTTGCGGAGATACAAGCAATTCTGCTATATTGTCTGTTATAGATTCCAAGACTGAAGGTTTTCGTGATGACAAATGCTCAATTTCTTGAAGAGCGCTAAATACATCTAAagcataatattaaaatttgtatattctaatattataacgatatttaaattgaaattaaatcatattttctAATCATACCTTCACCTTGCAGTTTAGATAATGTAGTTAACAATGAAGGCCAATGCTGTGGAATAATGGATTCTGTTGGAGGTGGAGTAGGAGGAACAGTAATTAAAATCTCCTCTATGTCTTCTCCTTCTCTTGGCATTGGAATGCCTGATACAAGCGTTCTAAGTGTAACTAGATTCGGATAATGTACCTGCAATTCACTATATGTAAGTGTAAGCTGATATCTGAAATTCATAGAAGAAATTATAGTTACTACTTACTGTAGAGCCTGAGCATGTttctgcaaatatttcaatgccctTTGTGCATTATAAGAGATGTATGCTTGTAGTAATGTAATAAATCTATTTAAGAGTGGTATAAGATCTTTTACTGGACCataattctgaaaataaaacagattagctatttttaatttgattcatattaataatatataaatattccttTACATACTTGAAAGCACTGAAAGTAATTCTCTAGTGTATCTTCCAAAGCAGTCTGATGTTCTTCACTAAACAAATGTGGTTGTAGTAATTCCAGTAATCCCATTATTTGTACAAAAAGATTTAGATGATGACCTGCTCTAAATTGACTAAAATCCAAATAAGATCTTCCCATTAGTGACGACGCCAACATTGGAAGTTGTCGTAACACTAAAATAGGATGCACAGCAGCCATTTTTCGGGCGCATAATTCGAAGTCTTGAGACCTAGAATTCCATGACTTTTGCCGTGGTGTTGCTGCTAGAGCAGTTAACAAAGAATGACTCATACAATCTAACACAGAACCCGtccattttgtaatttttgctCCTCCAACAAACTTTTTAGTTTGAAATGTGTCTAAGTAACATATTACTTTAGGTATTTTCATGTACATATGTAACAAGAATTGATGGACCATATCTGAATcaatactaaaatataaaagaaatatttagaaaacttCTATTAAAAATGGAAACTTACTCTTTTTTTAAGCTTTGTTTTTGCAAAAAAAAGCATAATACTACATTAAACTAGACATACTCTGAGTCATTCATTATACGTGCAGCCAAATATTCTACTACGCTGGCTACCAAATGATCGTCCGTAGAAATACAGTGTAACAATAAATCAAGACGAGAATCCATTCGAGCAAGTGCAATGTTTCTGTTTTGACAATTATATATGATAACAGCTTCTGCAACTATATACGCTACAAGTGTTAATAACTGTTTCTCgtgtaaaagtaaaatattttctggAACATAATGTTTTGGCGTGAATTTGTCTCTGCCTTGCCAGAGTTTTGGATTACAAGTTAATGCCCACAAGAAGTCTAAAACAGCTGTCGGATCATACCTAtgaaaataacattatatatatttcatatattttttaaattatttattacttaccCATCATCACATTTATCTAATAAATGTCCAACACATTTGTACAAAGTTGCCCAACTTGCCCTATGCGTCAATAAAGTTAACAAGTAGGGCCTAAATGAATGTGAACTCATAACATTGTTATCAACTTTCATTTGTATCTTCGTTTTTCcaaataaaagtttcatttGGAGAGTAGGACATGTTCCAATTAATTCTGGTTCAACAGATGCTAACCAATCGATTAATAAACCAGTTCGTGGCTTTAAAATGCCTTCGTTACTGTCATTCACTAATAACCTTGCCATTGCTTCAACAAGAACGTCGGTTTTCTGTTGTTTCagacaaatatttaataacttaCGTCCAACTGCTTCCAAATTCACTGGATCTGTACTTTCTAAAATAGATCCGGGATCTCGATTTTGCATCAACATCGTTAATTCCATGCTTTTTGGCGTTTTGGTTAATTGCACGTTTGCAAAATCTCTTAAAATAGATAGAACTGGTGCTTTTACATCTCCTATCAGCTGTATCAAGTTTAGACACATATTACGGGCTAATTCAACCACTTGTTTCGAAGTCAATGGCTTTTTTAAAGGCAACAATATTACTCGCATTAAGGTGCAAGAATACTGAGGCATGTGAACAAGCGAGGCTAAGAATTGTTTAACTTGCATTGAACTTAATACACTACATATATGTTGTATTGCTAACACAGCGGCTCCACTTTCTTTAGCAGATTTCTGCAAATCTTTTGCTAAGGTTTTATGTAATCGGCGATATGCATCTACCTTTTGATTCATtggtatattttcaataaataatctATTGATTAAATGTGGGACATCCGTTTTAACAGAAGATTGTATGACAGATTGTATTTGAACTACTGCACTTAGAGGTAAAGGTTCCTGTAATTGTGCGATAGTTACAGCATTTTCATCAGGTAACTCTGGCTCCATCAACTGTAAAACCTGTACAAAGACTAGTCCACCCGTTGCCCCTCTTCTGTGTTGAACTTCAACTAATTGTGCCATATATGTCTTATCGAGTACTGCTTCACCAACAGAACTCGGGTCAATTTGCACACCAGTATCCAATGTATGGAGTAATTTAGTCATTGAAGGAACAGGAATACCGAAGCTCTGAATAAAAAGAACCAGTTGTTGTGGCTCCAAATCTTTAAGAGCTGCGTCAATTAAACGTGGTACACTACTCCTTATCATTCTTAGTTTTAACCAATCAGGTATTAATAAAGCTTCTTCGCTTGTATCAACAAGGAAAGCTTTTGGTGGTTCTGTATTCAACGGAAACCAAGTTTCAAGTAAAGCATCAAACAATACATCATCATCGGAGTCGTACGTTAATAAGATTATCATAGCATGAACAACTAAAATATGCATAGTACACTCTTCTCCTGTACTCCATTGTACTAATATCTGGTCTTGACTTTCAGACCAGGTATATTCCTCTGCTCGTGGAGATCGAGCTTTTTCTAGATAATTACAGAAAATCACCATGAAAGCATGCAAAGTCTGTTTAGCTGCTTTATTTGGTGGATTATCAATTTCTGGCTGCGGTAGAATAGCTGCTATAATCGTACTTCGTTCGACTACTAATTGAGATATTTCGTTAACTAAATCAGTTAAATCGGGTAAATCATCGTCTGTAGTATGCGTAGCAAGATAAGATATGTACGCATGTACAAGATCTGGATTATTTTCGACTTGACATGCACCTCGAAGAGCAGTAGAAACTAAAGATCGTACTGATAAGAAATGAGGTATGGACGGTAATTTGCGAAGAAGCCAGATCTCCCTAAAACaaatagttttattaattttaaacttGAAGAAGCATTATTAAAAGTGAACTTATGAAATTACTTTTCATTCTCTCCATCTATATCCATAGGTTCTTCTTCAGTAGGTATTGATCCAAGTACCATCTTCAAACCTGTAATTGCTTGAAGGCGACTGCCAGTTTGTTGACTACTCAGTCTTCttaagaaatattctaaaacCTCGTAAGCATGTTGTCGATCCTGTTCGGGATCAGTTAATAACATTTGAAGATGGGCTAATAACTGTTGTTGTCTTGGTTGCTTCTCCACAGCTTGAGTACTAgtagataataaaaattcacaaaGACACTGTACAGGTAATTGACTAAGAGATCCTTCGCTATTTTGTACAAGATCTGCTAGCCATGGCATACTCTGAGACGAACTCTGTTGTTGTCTTTGTATTATATCTAATAAGAAATCTGGTTTACGAGATCGACAAAGTAAATGTCCCAACCTATGAGACACATTTAATGATTGTATTTGTTCCAATACTGCTGGAGGTGGTCTCCTAGCAATTCCAGTTGGTTCCATGGTCATTAGTTGTGATAGTAATAAACTGTTTTGTTCTGATATCTGTATTCTTGTTGATGCAGCAGCTAAATGCGATTcatattctaatatttcttgTTTCTCTATAGCTTCAACTTGCAATTCTTTCGAACGTTCTTGCTCTATTATTTCTGGTAATGCCATCGTTGGTGGTGGATAGGAGAAATGACTATAAGAAATAACACATTAAAAGAGATCTGTTGAGAAAGAATATAAGTATTTTTCTCTGCAAGATTACACAAAAATTTAAACTTACTTCGTAATGCACATTTCCATTAGAGTTCGTAAAATGGGATACCTTTTCCATGCAACAGCACCAATAGTAGAAGGATTGTGAGCAGCCAGTATTAATAACATTATCCATCCTTTCCAGTATAAATTTGATATTGCCAAAGTAGGTGGTACATaactaaataaaatgaaataaataattaatatgaatttttactGAACtagttaaatttataatattattaaaatctgTAAACACTTTGACGGTATGTTTATAGTTCCTGGTGGTTGATAAATGCACAAGTTAAAAATAAGTTCAATTATATCCAATTTATCAGCTTGTAATGTCGGGAAACTCTCAGTTGAGTTAGCTGCTGCTCGTCTAACTAATTGGTCCACCAAATCTAATGTTTCTGAATGAGTAATGCCATTTTCCTAAAAGACAAGGTATACAACATAAACTATTATACTAGAGAGACatgctataaaaataaataaatttatcattttagaTATATACTTTTGAAAAACCAATCAGTAATAGTCTTAACAATGTATTCTGTAATAATGGAACATCCGAAATAAGACGTAAATAAAATACTCTATCAGATTCGGGTGGCCAATTATCTAATTTATAGTACTGCTCTGGTGGTTCAAGCAGTAAAATTTTATGTAAGGCATGAAGGAGCTCATTTTTTCCAATGGCGTACATCTGTGGCGCCGAATTCTGTAGCCATAACACGGCTTCGAATTGTATTGTCGCTACCATGTTCTGAAATTGATGTAATAAAGCTATATCTTTTTTATCACCTCTTTGTGCTAATGCTGCAGCTTCTTTAACTTGTGGGCTGATAGCTAGTAACATACATAAGCACAATAAATCTGCAATTGAAATGAAGACTCGTTCTTTGAATTCAAAATTAAGCAACTGTTGCGCTATATCCTGTCTTTCGGACATCAATGTGCGCgcaaaaataagtaaattaatatcgTGTCGGCAAACACGTACGATTTCTCTGAGTAAAGCACGTAAAGGTCTCAGATAATCTTCTCGGTTCATTAATAAATCCTGAAATATTTCTGCAAGTAACTTAGCCGCTTGCTCggataaagtttgaaacattACACCTATCATTGGCATATTATTTGGATTTCTTGCATTAGATAATTCGTTATAAATTGTATGTTTTAAGATAGTAGATAAATTTTCAGGGTGCAAGCCGATTAATTCCTTTACGCCATTtagatataaattaattacagcTTTAGTTTTCAATCTCATTTTTACTAATTGACTTATAACTTCAACATCTCTTTGTGTATGAGAAGTACAATTGTAACAAATATAACTCAGTAATTCTTGGGCAGGTCTCATTAACTTCGGATTATGCAACCATACTTCTAATCTTGGAACGGCGATATTTCTGATTTCTACAAAACCACAGGCTGAAGAAAGTAATTTTAGAAAGTTTTTAGTAATTGACTCTGGTTGTCGTCTATTCAATTGTTCTTTCACAGCTTCAAGAACAATGAATTCTATGTTCTCTATACAATGAGTGTATCTAGGAGTAATAGGAAACTCTATTTTTTCTTTGTCGCCAGAAAACTGTACAGATGAAGATCCTGGATCTTCATCGTCAATTGTAGATGGACTATGACAATCTCGTGGGGTTAATACAGATAGTTCTGGTTGTAGGACACTTTTTGGTGGATGCCTTGTATTAAATCCTGTTAAAATATTATCTACAAAACCTTTGCATTCTTCATGATCAACCCATACTCTTTCACCTAAAGCATCCTcaatgtatagctaggaaaaggataataaaaattaattctaaattaAATGTTACATATAACTAATAagcattaatataatatatctatgaACAACCTTAATAAAGATTTCTGGCCAATTTCTTTTATCATGAAACCCCTTCATTAACAAATTAGCTGCAAGTACAGGAACTAATGGATTtccttttgttttataattatgtCCTTGATCCCGTTTCAATAAAGAGGATAGTGCGTGTAATATACAATCATTTGAAAACATAGAAGGACGAATTTTTGCTAAGTACAATAATCCCATGTATACCAATGTATCAGGTTTCCACTTCTGATTTTTAAGTGTTTTTATGGCACCACAAATAATGCCTATAACTTTGTCACCTTCATCATTATCATTAGCTTCTAGGACCATTGGAACAAAATCTGCTGGATCAGTATCTATGGCTACCAATTCCCAAGCTTCAGCACTTGAGAATGGTGGTCGTTGATGAGAAACATGTGCAGCAAGTTTAGGTTTCTTTTGTGGGATGTAttgaaaagattgaagtgaTCCTGATGGTGCCTCTCTTTTCCTGTCAGTCCctacataattttttatatattaaatgaataaattgtatcataaattttttttaattttcttcaaatttgtcgagacatatattaaaataacaatcTTTTATTTACCAGAAGTTGAAGTATTACTACTTTGCTTAGAATGAATAACACCTGGTCTTTTAACATCAGAATTTTCATTACGCGAACCTTTGGATCCAAGTGCAAATAAATCAGAAGGATGCTGAGCAATCTTACTTTTTGCACCTCTGCCAATTCCTGCCTTTCCACGATCCATTATGATATTTGTATCTTTTAAGTTTATGAAAATAGAAAGCGTAGTTAATAATCACTGACACACTGTTCACTTTTTGGATAAAATAGATATATAGAAtcatcataatataatattcagaatcatcataaagtaatagtaaataaatatttgaaaatatttcgtattaaacTAACCTATGCAACATTTATAACACGAAATTCCAAAAATTTCTCTtccagaaaatatatttaatataatacattactTGCAATATTAGATACATGAAGTAATTTATTACAActgaaaatatagatataatattattttcctaCGTCAATAAATTAATGTTCTTTCAAACAGAAGACTTTCGGCCAACAACAGTAGCAGACATACACAGTCATTACTATCGATATCGTTTTGCTAAAGATTCGATAGGATCGAA is drawn from Bombus terrestris chromosome 12, iyBomTerr1.2, whole genome shotgun sequence and contains these coding sequences:
- the LOC100646479 gene encoding integrator complex subunit 1 isoform X2, whose product is MDRGKAGIGRGAKSKIAQHPSDLFALGSKGSRNENSDVKRPGVIHSKQSSNTSTSGTDRKREAPSGSLQSFQYIPQKKPKLAAHVSHQRPPFSSAEAWELVAIDTDPADFVPMVLEANDNDEGDKVIGIICGAIKTLKNQKWKPDTLVYMGLLYLAKIRPSMFSNDCILHALSSLLKRDQGHNYKTKGNPLVPVLAANLLMKGFHDKRNWPEIFIKLYIEDALGERVWVDHEECKGFVDNILTGFNTRHPPKSVLQPELSVLTPRDCHSPSTIDDEDPGSSSVQFSGDKEKIEFPITPRYTHCIENIEFIVLEAVKEQLNRRQPESITKNFLKLLSSACGFVEIRNIAVPRLEVWLHNPKLMRPAQELLSYICYNCTSHTQRDVEVISQLVKMRLKTKAVINLYLNGVKELIGLHPENLSTILKHTIYNELSNARNPNNMPMIGVMFQTLSEQAAKLLAEIFQDLLMNREDYLRPLRALLREIVRVCRHDINLLIFARTLMSERQDIAQQLLNFEFKERVFISIADLLCLCMLLAISPQVKEAAALAQRGDKKDIALLHQFQNMVATIQFEAVLWLQNSAPQMYAIGKNELLHALHKILLLEPPEQYYKLDNWPPESDRVFYLRLISDVPLLQNTLLRLLLIGFSKENGITHSETLDLVDQLVRRAAANSTESFPTLQADKLDIIELIFNLCIYQPPGTINIPSNYVPPTLAISNLYWKGWIMLLILAAHNPSTIGAVAWKRYPILRTLMEMCITNHFSYPPPTMALPEIIEQERSKELQVEAIEKQEILEYESHLAAASTRIQISEQNSLLLSQLMTMEPTGIARRPPPAVLEQIQSLNVSHRLGHLLCRSRKPDFLLDIIQRQQQSSSQSMPWLADLVQNSEGSLSQLPVQCLCEFLLSTSTQAVEKQPRQQQLLAHLQMLLTDPEQDRQHAYEVLEYFLRRLSSQQTGSRLQAITGLKMVLGSIPTEEEPMDIDGENEKEIWLLRKLPSIPHFLSVRSLVSTALRGACQVENNPDLVHAYISYLATHTTDDDLPDLTDLVNEISQLVVERSTIIAAILPQPEIDNPPNKAAKQTLHAFMVIFCNYLEKARSPRAEEYTWSESQDQILVQWSTGEECTMHILVVHAMIILLTYDSDDDVLFDALLETWFPLNTEPPKAFLVDTSEEALLIPDWLKLRMIRSSVPRLIDAALKDLEPQQLVLFIQSFGIPVPSMTKLLHTLDTGVQIDPSSVGEAVLDKTYMAQLVEVQHRRGATGGLVFVQVLQLMEPELPDENAVTIAQLQEPLPLSAVVQIQSVIQSSVKTDVPHLINRLFIENIPMNQKVDAYRRLHKTLAKDLQKSAKESGAAVLAIQHICSVLSSMQVKQFLASLVHMPQYSCTLMRVILLPLKKPLTSKQVVELARNMCLNLIQLIGDVKAPVLSILRDFANVQLTKTPKSMELTMLMQNRDPGSILESTDPVNLEAVGRKLLNICLKQQKTDVLVEAMARLLVNDSNEGILKPRTGLLIDWLASVEPELIGTCPTLQMKLLFGKTKIQMKVDNNVMSSHSFRPYLLTLLTHRASWATLYKCVGHLLDKCDDGYDPTAVLDFLWALTCNPKLWQGRDKFTPKHYVPENILLLHEKQLLTLVAYIVAEAVIIYNCQNRNIALARMDSRLDLLLHCISTDDHLVASVVEYLAARIMNDSDIDSDMVHQFLLHMYMKIPKVICYLDTFQTKKFVGGAKITKWTGSVLDCMSHSLLTALAATPRQKSWNSRSQDFELCARKMAAVHPILVLRQLPMLASSLMGRSYLDFSQFRAGHHLNLFVQIMGLLELLQPHLFSEEHQTALEDTLENYFQCFQNYGPVKDLIPLLNRFITLLQAYISYNAQRALKYLQKHAQALQYIIRI
- the LOC100646479 gene encoding integrator complex subunit 1 isoform X1 produces the protein MDRGKAGIGRGAKSKIAQHPSDLFALGSKGSRNENSDVKRPGVIHSKQSSNTSTSGTDRKREAPSGSLQSFQYIPQKKPKLAAHVSHQRPPFSSAEAWELVAIDTDPADFVPMVLEANDNDEGDKVIGIICGAIKTLKNQKWKPDTLVYMGLLYLAKIRPSMFSNDCILHALSSLLKRDQGHNYKTKGNPLVPVLAANLLMKGFHDKRNWPEIFIKLYIEDALGERVWVDHEECKGFVDNILTGFNTRHPPKSVLQPELSVLTPRDCHSPSTIDDEDPGSSSVQFSGDKEKIEFPITPRYTHCIENIEFIVLEAVKEQLNRRQPESITKNFLKLLSSACGFVEIRNIAVPRLEVWLHNPKLMRPAQELLSYICYNCTSHTQRDVEVISQLVKMRLKTKAVINLYLNGVKELIGLHPENLSTILKHTIYNELSNARNPNNMPMIGVMFQTLSEQAAKLLAEIFQDLLMNREDYLRPLRALLREIVRVCRHDINLLIFARTLMSERQDIAQQLLNFEFKERVFISIADLLCLCMLLAISPQVKEAAALAQRGDKKDIALLHQFQNMVATIQFEAVLWLQNSAPQMYAIGKNELLHALHKILLLEPPEQYYKLDNWPPESDRVFYLRLISDVPLLQNTLLRLLLIGFSKENGITHSETLDLVDQLVRRAAANSTESFPTLQADKLDIIELIFNLCIYQPPGTINIPSNYVPPTLAISNLYWKGWIMLLILAAHNPSTIGAVAWKRYPILRTLMEMCITNHFSYPPPTMALPEIIEQERSKELQVEAIEKQEILEYESHLAAASTRIQISEQNSLLLSQLMTMEPTGIARRPPPAVLEQIQSLNVSHRLGHLLCRSRKPDFLLDIIQRQQQSSSQSMPWLADLVQNSEGSLSQLPVQCLCEFLLSTSTQAVEKQPRQQQLLAHLQMLLTDPEQDRQHAYEVLEYFLRRLSSQQTGSRLQAITGLKMVLGSIPTEEEPMDIDGENEKEIWLLRKLPSIPHFLSVRSLVSTALRGACQVENNPDLVHAYISYLATHTTDDDLPDLTDLVNEISQLVVERSTIIAAILPQPEIDNPPNKAAKQTLHAFMVIFCNYLEKARSPRAEEYTWSESQDQILVQWSTGEECTMHILVVHAMIILLTYDSDDDVLFDALLETWFPLNTEPPKAFLVDTSEEALLIPDWLKLRMIRSSVPRLIDAALKDLEPQQLVLFIQSFGIPVPSMTKLLHTLDTGVQIDPSSVGEAVLDKTYMAQLVEVQHRRGATGGLVFVQVLQLMEPELPDENAVTIAQLQEPLPLSAVVQIQSVIQSSVKTDVPHLINRLFIENIPMNQKVDAYRRLHKTLAKDLQKSAKESGAAVLAIQHICSVLSSMQVKQFLASLVHMPQYSCTLMRVILLPLKKPLTSKQVVELARNMCLNLIQLIGDVKAPVLSILRDFANVQLTKTPKSMELTMLMQNRDPGSILESTDPVNLEAVGRKLLNICLKQQKTDVLVEAMARLLVNDSNEGILKPRTGLLIDWLASVEPELIGTCPTLQMKLLFGKTKIQMKVDNNVMSSHSFRPYLLTLLTHRASWATLYKCVGHLLDKCDDGYDPTAVLDFLWALTCNPKLWQGRDKFTPKHYVPENILLLHEKQLLTLVAYIVAEAVIIYNCQNRNIALARMDSRLDLLLHCISTDDHLVASVVEYLAARIMNDSDIDSDMVHQFLLHMYMKIPKVICYLDTFQTKKFVGGAKITKWTGSVLDCMSHSLLTALAATPRQKSWNSRSQDFELCARKMAAVHPILVLRQLPMLASSLMGRSYLDFSQFRAGHHLNLFVQIMGLLELLQPHLFSEEHQTALEDTLENYFQCFQNYGPVKDLIPLLNRFITLLQAYISYNAQRALKYLQKHAQALHELQVHYPNLVTLRTLVSGIPMPREGEDIEEILITVPPTPPPTESIIPQHWPSLLTTLSKLQGEDVFSALQEIEHLSSRKPSVLESITDNIAELLVSPQSNIRSLAHTLLARALKHHPASNANILSAFQRCLDSSRADILMSALEKLPEIVLCMQEHALPLMQKVFELGVNSNVNTIPYINKTIALLNTQQGC
- the LOC105666311 gene encoding nuclear RNA export factor 2-like, translated to MTNAEVVKNMSDWEPLRLTYTKPSFNTQESTLAARQDLWHKFILFGIGQYKATEVLRTVIVACEPEIILPIMYKEESPNKSTFLTKCSCSAIENLVKQGLCITLSNGQELRIDIILGYTDSQSLQLNPNRIIAQALYYRYEPTKKVLNLDDFENEKSLNSIYCPISLPKILHFVLRCTKMGILSNNRDSRLPVRELTLRYNQITGIVFFEKFFNYHLTKLDLRHNQITDVEYLRYFSEFKISELWLDGNPLCAKYSKCQDYVQAVKNVFPHLQKLDGIVIGMEQKFVPNIQSNFLRDGTSTCLIKQFVKHFFTLYDQDDRQVMNGLYDRDALYSMTLGSVSNYIHKQLTKTFVTNRNLLKFVDYAKCQEFLLRGPEKIISALRNQPPTIHHFKTFYIDLLYEGEIHIAISVQGMFSFRDIHQCPPMFFNRTFMIMKKEDNEYCITNDQCYLDGTPANGTLSGNSEIRFESKGAPKFIPTVFSVSEKEQLLTFLHELTTMNMKFCHQYLEDANWDIRTAIVTFMNMYTVNNVPPEAFL